Proteins encoded within one genomic window of Acidiferrobacter thiooxydans:
- the murB gene encoding UDP-N-acetylmuramate dehydrogenase yields the protein MSALTPKVDTAVRYGERLAGRTTWRVGGPADLFYVPPTVTALAAFLSAHRDSPLLWLGLGSNTLVRDGGFRGAVLVTAGGLGDLGIVGATVRAEAGVPLAKLARFCAQSGYAGLEFLAGIPGTVGGALAMNAGAGGHEIWEYVAAVETIDRHGQIDRRTRADFDIAYRRAISPREEWFVSASFALPAAEPEVGMARIREHLAIRNCTQPMHTANAGSVFRNPPGDHAGRLIEAAGLKGLREGGAMVSPRHANFIINDGTACAADIECLIGRVQALVQERTGIVLSPEVKIVGEVG from the coding sequence GCCGGCCGATCTTTTCTATGTGCCACCGACGGTCACGGCACTCGCCGCGTTTCTATCCGCGCATCGCGACAGCCCTCTGCTGTGGCTCGGTCTTGGCAGCAACACGCTCGTGCGTGACGGCGGGTTCAGGGGCGCGGTCCTGGTCACCGCAGGCGGGCTTGGCGATCTTGGGATCGTAGGCGCGACCGTGCGCGCCGAGGCCGGTGTGCCGCTCGCCAAATTGGCGCGCTTTTGCGCCCAGTCCGGCTACGCGGGCCTCGAGTTTCTGGCGGGGATACCCGGCACGGTGGGCGGGGCATTGGCGATGAATGCCGGGGCTGGCGGACACGAGATCTGGGAGTATGTCGCCGCCGTCGAGACCATCGACCGGCACGGCCAGATCGACCGGCGTACGCGCGCCGATTTCGACATCGCCTATCGACGTGCCATATCGCCCCGCGAGGAGTGGTTTGTGAGCGCGTCGTTCGCATTACCGGCGGCTGAGCCCGAGGTGGGCATGGCGCGTATCCGGGAGCATCTGGCGATTCGTAATTGCACCCAGCCCATGCATACCGCCAATGCCGGATCGGTGTTCCGTAACCCGCCGGGCGACCACGCCGGCCGATTGATCGAGGCCGCCGGTCTGAAGGGGCTGCGCGAAGGGGGCGCGATGGTCTCGCCGCGCCACGCCAATTTCATCATCAATGACGGCACCGCGTGCGCCGCCGATATCGAATGCCTGATCGGTCGGGTACAGGCGCTGGTCCAGGAGCGCACCGGCATCGTGTTGAGCCCCGAGGTCAAGATTGTGGGGGAGGTCGGATGA